CGTGATAAAATCCGTACCTATCGCAAAACCTTTGCTAAAGAGGAGTTCAAAGAGTTCTCTGTCTTGTTTATATACATTTCGTCTGTTCATAAACTTGAGCATTTGAGGTGAAGTATGCTGAAGCGCAATATGAAGGTGTCTCTCAAGCCATGGCTCGTCCAGTATCTCTTTAAACTCATCGGTTATTTGAATCGGCTCGACGCTTCCGAGTCTGATGCGTCTTACTCCGCGAATCCCTGACATTTTTTTCATAAGAGAGGCGATTGAGCTGTCAGTTCTCTGCCCGTAACTTCCTACATTTGTTCCCGTTAAAATAAACTCCCCGAAACCGTTTGCCGCCAGTCTTCTAATCTGTTCAAGTATCTTCTCTTCGTTCATGCTTCTTGCATCGCCTCTGACATGCGGTATGATGCAGTATGAACAACGAAAATTACACCCTTCTTGAATCTTTATAAACGCCCTGCTTTTGCCGATAAAATCGTCAACTACGCTCTCATCTATATGGTTTAAATCACCGAGTTCATAAAAAGACTCTTCTTTGTTTAGCATCTCGTCGATTTTCTCTTTTTCGCTCTGTCCGAAAACTCCAAAAACCCTTCCCTGCTCCAAAAGACCCTCCCCTTTTGTATGCGCCCCGCAGCCCGTTAAGAAGATTTTTGCCTCACTGCTGTTTTCAACTTGCGAGATATAGGAACGAACATGCGAATCGGCTCCGTTTGTAACGGTACATGAGTTTATAACCACAACATCCGCCTCATTCTCATCTTCGGTAATATCATACCCTTTAAGAGAGCTCATCATTACTTGCGAATCATAAAGATTTGTTCTGCATCCGAAAGTTTTAAAATATACTTTTTTTCTCATCTATACTGCTCCCTCTGTTTCAAAAGGCGGGATTTTTTTAAGAGGTTTTTCCAAATGAAGCATCTGAGTCGGGTATGCTATGGTGATATCGTCTTCTGCCAAAAAAGCATCTACTATTTCGGTTGAAATCACGCTTCTTAGGGTTAATGTCGCATAAGCGTTTGTTAAGTACCAAACACTTATTTTCAAGCCGTTTGGCTCTATAAGCGAGAAGATTCTAGGTTCGACATTAGTATTTTTAAGACTATAATTGCTTCTTAATTTATTTAGCTGTTTTCTCGTGATATCGGTATACCCTTTTGAGAATTTTTTAGCTATCTCTTTGGCAATATGCATTGCTTTTTTATGATTTGAATCAAATGTTATGACTATATCTACCCCATCCCACACGGTTTTTAAAGAGCTATGCGTATAGTTTGCTATCATTCTTGTAAATATATAGTTGTTGGGTACAAAAATAATCCTGCCCGCCCTTCTGTTTTGAAAAACCGTCGTCAGTGTTACATCTTCTAAAAGTGTCATACGCAGCAGCGATATATCCATAACATCGCCCACAAAAGTTGTTCCATCCATATCGACGCGGATTCTGTCACCTACATGTATGCTTCCTCCAAAGACTATTACAAGCCAGCCAAGCATACTCATAAACCAGTCTTTCATGGCAATAGCGATACCGGCAGATGCA
This portion of the Sulfurimonas sp. genome encodes:
- the mtaB gene encoding tRNA (N(6)-L-threonylcarbamoyladenosine(37)-C(2))-methylthiotransferase MtaB — translated: MRKKVYFKTFGCRTNLYDSQVMMSSLKGYDITEDENEADVVVINSCTVTNGADSHVRSYISQVENSSEAKIFLTGCGAHTKGEGLLEQGRVFGVFGQSEKEKIDEMLNKEESFYELGDLNHIDESVVDDFIGKSRAFIKIQEGCNFRCSYCIIPHVRGDARSMNEEKILEQIRRLAANGFGEFILTGTNVGSYGQRTDSSIASLMKKMSGIRGVRRIRLGSVEPIQITDEFKEILDEPWLERHLHIALQHTSPQMLKFMNRRNVYKQDRELFELLFSKGFAIGTDFITGHPGESKELWDEAMKNIRDLPLTHLHAFTYSKRDGTPSATMKPEVSGKVAKERLHELESIVRAKNFEFRAAFGGELSVLIESQKDDYFVGYDQHFNKILVKSDEDLVGNWININKYEVREESNYGRV